One stretch of Cololabis saira isolate AMF1-May2022 chromosome 15, fColSai1.1, whole genome shotgun sequence DNA includes these proteins:
- the sdc2 gene encoding syndecan-2 has protein sequence MRRAWMIVALSVLLCGDTIAEAASSPADDLYLDTAASGGYYPEDDDDFTSGSGSGGREEELEDAVTVGVAYTEVSAAQPTLDSTKASTPKMDTATVRVKTRERKPVRTEPPVPVTEGPQRNQLTSTTAGPSFPQESVEVQTENLFQRTEVLAAVIAGGVIGFLFAIFLILLLIYRMRKKDEGSYDLGERKPTGAAYQKAPTKEFYA, from the exons ATAGCAGAAGCAGCCTCGTCCCCGGCTGATGACCTCTACCtggacactgctgcttctggAGGTTATTACCCCGAAGACGACGATGACTTCACGTCTGGCTCCGGATCAG GTGGACgtgaggaggagctggaggatgcAGTGACGGTCGGTGTGGCTTATACTGAAGTCAGTGCAGCTCAGCCCACCCTGGATTCCACCAAAGCTTCCACTCCGAAGATGGACACGGCCACGGTCAGAGTAAAGACCAGAGAAAGGAAACCTGTCAGAACCGAG CCACCAGTTCCAGTCACAGAGGGGCCCCAGAGGAACCAGTTGACCAGTACGACCGCAGGACCCAGCTTTCCTCAGGAGTCTGTCGAGGTCCAGACTGAAAACCTGTTCCAGAGGACAGAGGTGTTAGCAG CTGTGATTGCAGGTGGCGTGATCGGCTTCCTGTTTGCTATCTTCCTCATTCTCCTGCTCATCTACCGCATGAGGAAGAAGGACGAGGGCAGTTATGATCTCGGTGAGAGGAAACCCACTGGAGCTGCCTATCAGAAGGCCCCGACCAAGGAGTTCTACGCataa